One Lepus europaeus isolate LE1 chromosome 7, mLepTim1.pri, whole genome shotgun sequence DNA segment encodes these proteins:
- the LOC133764481 gene encoding signal peptide peptidase-like 2A, producing MNRTLGSNITIKMYSPAWPNFDYTMVVIFVIAVFTVALGGHWSGLIELENLKALTNIEDREMKKKKEEYLTFTPLTVVIFVVVCCIMMVLLYFFYKWLVYVMIAIFCIASAMSLYNCLAALIRKIPYGQCRTVCRGKSTEVRLIFLSALCVAVVVVWAVFRNEDRWAWILQDILGIAFCLNLIKTLKLPNFKSCVILLGLLLLYDVFFVFITPFITKNGESIMVEVAAGPFGNNEKLPVVIRVPKLIYFSVMSVCLMPVSILGFGDIIVPGLLIAYCRRFDVQMGSSSIYYISSTIAYAVGMILTFVVLVLMKKGQPALLYLVPCTLITASIVAWRRKETKNSGKVATIR from the coding sequence ATGAATCGGACCCTTGGAAGTAACATTACTATAAAAATGTATTCTCCTGCCTGGCCTAACTTTGACTATACTATGGTGGTGATTTTTGTAATTGCTGTGTTCACTGTGGCATTAGGAGGGCACTGGAGTGGACTAATTGAATTGGAAAACTTGAAGGCATTGACAAACATTGAAgatagagaaatgaagaaaaagaaggaagagtaTTTAACTTTTACTCCTCTTACAGTTGTAATATTTGTGGTTGTCTGCTGTATTATGATGGTCTTACTTTATTTCTTCTACAAATGGTTGGTTTATGTTATGATAGCAATTTTCTGCATAGCATCAGCAATGAGTCTGTACAACTGTCTTGCTGCACTAATTCGTAagatcccatatggacagtgcAGGACTGTCTGTCGTGGCAAAAGCACTGAAGTGAGACTTATTTTCCTTTCTGCACTGTGCGTAGCAGTAGTTGTGGTTTGGGCTGTGTTTCGAAATGAAGATAGGTGGGCTTGGATTTTGCAAGATATCTTAGGGATTGCTTTCtgtctgaatttaattaaaacacTGAAGTTACCCAACTTTAAGTCATGTGTGATACTTCTAGGCCTTCTCCTCCTCTatgatgtattttttgtttttataacacCATTCATCACAAAGAATGGTGAGAGTATCATGGTTGAAGTTGCAGCTGGACCTTTTGGAAATAATGAAAAGTTACCAGTAGTCATCAGGGTACCAAAGCTAATCTATTTCTCAGTAATGAGTGTGTGCCTCATGCCTGTATCAATACTGGGCTTTGGAGACATTATTGTACCAGGCCTGTTGATTGCATACTGTAGAAGATTTGATGTTCAGATGGGTTCTTCTTCTATATACTATATTTCTTCCACAATTGCCTATGCTGTTGGCATGATACTTACATTTGTTGTTCTGGTGCTGATGAAGAAGGGACAACCTGCCCTCCTCTATTTAGTACCTTGCACACTTATTACTGCCTCCATCGTTGCTTGGAGACGTAAGGAAACGAAAAATTCTGGAAAGGTAGCAACTATCAGATGA